TCGGTGCGATTGGGCGAGATATAAATTTAGCCATGGATAACCTGCGGGAAGCCGTAGAACGGGGCGACTCTGCTGAGAGCAGCAAGGATCAGCTGGTTCTAAACCTGGCCCATGACTTGCGCACACCGCTGACCTCCGTTATCGGGTATCTGGATTTCATTCTTAAAGACAATCAGCTGACTCCGGAGCAATCCAGGCACTATGCCCATATCGCTTACACCAAGTCTCAACGCTTGGAGAAACTTATCGATGAGTTATTTGAAATCACCCGAATGAACTACGGCAAGGTCCAGCTTGAGAAGAACATGATCGATCTCGATGAGCTGCTTAACCAACTGAACGAAGAATTATATCCTATATTTGAAAAAAACGGCCTTACCTCCAGAATGAACATTGCGGAGCAGTTGATTATAGGCGGAGATGGAGATTTACTGGCTCGCGTATTTGAGAATCTCCTCACCAATGCGATCCGGTATGGGAATGATGGCCAATTCATAGACATTCACGCATATGTGGATGCCGATGAGGTTGTCGTTCAAATCATCAACTATGGCGATTGTATTGAACCTGAGGAGCTTCCGCATATCTTCGATATGTTTTACACCGGCGATCGGGCACGAAGCCATCAAACGGGAAGCACGGGACTCGGGCTCTTCATTACCAAAAACATCGTGGAGCAGCATGGTGGAACCATTTCCGCACAGAGCAGCATGATCCGCACACTCTTCGAGGTGCGTTTGCCCAAGGGCGATTCATTTATTTAAGAAAAATTTTAGAAATAGCCTGCTTCTTTTTTAAATATTTTTCCCTAACCTTAAGAACATAGGACTGGGGACCAAAGAATAGGAAGCAGGCTATTTAACATAACGAATTCGTTCTTTTTACTCAAACCATTTTATCCCATTGTACAAACCCGAACCTCCAGATCGGTGCGTACCGTATCTCCAGAATCCTAGCATCACCAAGTCCTGAATCATTTGCCGGAGGACGCATATTGAATATCTAGAAACAAAAGGGTGTCCGCGTGCCCATCGGAATTATACATGGATGAAAAGATAAAAATATCCGCCGATTCTGTTTTAGGCGGACTCTTCTCGAGGAACTTCCCCTTCTTATTGTCATAGAAATACTCCAGGATGTCATCGGATGGTGATGGATCGTATTCTCCATATCGTTTCTTGATCTCGCCAATTTGCATTCCTATTTCAGCACCGCGCGTTGTTTGATAATGACCTTTCGATTCTTCCTCCATCCTGATCGCAACAACGGCATCATCTCTGTAGAACACCGCGATCCCGAAATCGTAGTCAAATACACCTCTGGCATGCTCTTGTCCCGTGCCAAGCACTTTTTCAGCATCCGCACGATTCATGCCGTAGTGTACCTTTTGGCCATTATCTATGCGCACGATCCCCATGTCTTCTTTGGTAAACTTCTCCGTTGGCTCACCGCCGCCGCTACAGCCTCCTAAGACCAGGATCAATACTATCAACAAGCAGAAGTATCTAACCATGTAATCCTCCTCCTCTAGAGTTTTTTCCAAGATTTTACCATATAATGCTTTACAAAGGGCACTATTTCTACCTGGGCGTGCATCAAAAGTACATGCTCACAAAAAGGTTCGGCATTCGAAAAGTATCCAGCCATAAAAAAAGATGCCCCACCAGATCCAGCATCTGATGGGGGCACCCTAATTTCCACGTCCAGTTATAAATGATCTTAATAAATCGTCCGCCCCTGCTCATCCGGCACGCCGGATTTACGGAAGAAATATGTGTTGATTACATCCCGCCAATGCTTCGCATGCTCGGCTTGATCAGTCAGCCGGTCAGTAACCTGAGCGAAACGCTCCGGATCGACCATTCCTTCCAGCGAGGTCCATGCCTCAAGCAATCCAGCCGCTGCTTGCGCCCCGTCAAAATGCGCATCATAGATATGCTGAATCACCGATTTACCGGATTTCAACACATGTGAATACGGCACATGATGGAAGAACAGCAGCAGCTCGTCAGGACAATCCGCCAGCGAATCATATCGAGCCTTATTCGGCTCGAAATACTGTGCGGTATAACCCGTTCCCGTCGCCACCGTGCGATCGACGCCTATCCCGTCCCGATCGGCAAAATGGTACGTACCCCACCTTGAATATTCATAGCCGTCCACATCCGGGCCATAATGCGTATGCGGCGTAATCATCCAGCCCACCCCGAGCGGGGAAGTGTAGCTTTCATAGATCGGCCACGATTGCATAAGCATGTCGCATACCGTGTTGACCACCATGTCGTCATTACCGAAGGTTAACCTCGTCCATTCTTCCGCGCTCTCCTCGGAGGACAATTCCGGATCCCAGACCAGACGTCCAAAGCCATACAGATTGGCCTGTGCCAAGGTGTGCCCCGTCCAGTTCTCATCATTTCCAATGTTGGAAACGGCAGCGATTCCGCTGTATTTCATGCCGTGCAGGGAACCATTCACGATCTTCTTCACCTCGGACCCCGCCCCATTCGCATAGGTATCGAAATCCAGCACCTCTTTCCATTGCGGCACCAGATAGCATACGTGACGCTGCTGTCCGGTATATTCCTGGGCGGCCTGGAACTCGAGCACTTGATTGGTCTCTTTCAAGCTGCCAAACAGCGGCGATACCGGTTCCCGCACTTGAAAGTCCATGGGCCCGTTCTTAATCTGCAGCAGCACATTGTCCTTAAACCTGCCGTCCAGCGGGGTAAAATGATCATAGGCCGCCCGTGCGCGGTCTGTGCTGCGGTCGCGCCAATCCTGCATGCAGTTGTAGACGAAGCAGCGCCAGATGACGAGCCCGCCATGCGGCTCCAAGACTTCAGCCAGCATATTGGCGCCATCGGCATGGTCCCTGCCATAGGCAAACGGGCCGGGGCGATGCTCCGAATCCGCCTTCACCAGGAAGCCGCCAAAGTCCGGAATATGATCGTAAATCTCATTCGCCGTGTCCTTCCACCACTGCTGAACCTCTTCGTTCAGCGGATCGGAGGTCGATACGCCGCCGATATGCAGCGGAGCCGCAAAGTTAATGCTCAAGTACAATGTAATCCCATATACCCGGAAGATATCCGCAATCTTCGCAATCGTCGGCAAATATTCCGCGGTAATGAATTTTGTCTCGATCTCGTGCACATTGACGTTATTAATGGAGATGGCATTCATACCCACGGAAGCCAACAGACGAGCGTAATCTCTCACGCGATCCAGATTTTCGGCAAACCGTCCGTTTTCGTAAAAAATCGAGCTGCCCGAGTACCCGCGTTCCACCGAGCCGTCGGCATTATCCCATTGATTGATCATCCGCAGTCCGTTCGCTGGCTGCTCGGTTACGTTCAGTCCAGTTAACGGTTGGTCAGAGGCCAGCAATCTCAATAAATGAAACACCCCATATAATACGCCTTTACCGGATCCACCGATCAATACCAACTTCTCCTGCTGCCCTTGGATTGAATGCTCCAGCTGAAAACCTTCTGCGCCTAGCTGGGCTGCCATCCGGCCCCTATCTCGACCTGAGCTGTCCCCGCCTGAGCCGACCCCCTCCATTTCTCCCATGTCTGCATCAGCTGCCGCAAGAATGCGTACCTCGAGATAAGATGAAGCCGGGGCCTCGACCGTGATGACCGGTACAATCCCCAGCATGGATTGGCATGCCCGCTTCAGTTCCTCAATGGCAGCGTTCGCAACCCGCGACTGCTGCAGGTCCGCTACAATCGTGCCGAGCAGCCTGCTGTATCCGGAGGCAAGCTCCCGGTCCTTGATGGGCGCATACTGCAGCCACGCTTTATATAAAGTGCTGTTCAATGTAAACTCCCCCTTTTTGTACAAGGTCAACGTTTCTCCCCAGCATCTCACTGTTTTCAACGCCTGCTTCCTTAAGCTCGAACATGCAGACGCCGGCCACAAGGACCGGCATCATGACAAACTGATGGCGTCTTCAGCCGCCTGTATTATCGCTATTGTTATATAAAATGATAGCTTAAGCCCCAGTATCCTTACACCTTAATCGTATGCTCCACCAATCGGTGAAACGCCGGTTTCGGCTGATGCCGCTCATCAAACAGGAAGGGCCAATTCTTTCGCCCCCGTACCGGGAAATCGTCCAGCCAAGTGTAATCGTCGGCTGCGCCCCAGAAGGTAACGGACGTAATATGATCCCGGTACTCCTTCAGAATGCCGAACATTGCCTCGTACCGCTTGGCTTGAGCCTCCAGAAGCTCTTCTGGCGCTTCGGTCAGATCCTTCCGCTTGTCGTCAAACCGGAACATCGACACATCGAGCTCCGTGAGCTGAAGCTGCAGGCCGAGCGACGCATACTTCTCGATCGCGGCGCGGATATCGTCAAGACCCGGATCGTACAGATTCCAGTGTGCCTGCAATCCTATGCCATGGATCGGCGTTCCTTGATCCAGCAAAGACTTGACCAGTGTATGGATTTTGTCCCGCTTGTTCGGATGGGACTCATTGTAATCGTTATAGAACAACAGCGCCGACGGATCGGCTTCATGAGCATACTCAAATGCCTTGGAGATAAACTCCGGACCGGCAATGTCCAGCCACTTGGATGGACGAAGCAGCTCGGCGCCTTCATCGGCAATTACCTCGTTGACGACGTCCCAGGCGTAAATATCATCCTTGTACCGCTTTACGACCGTATCGGTATGCGATTTCAACCGTTCAAAAAGCGTGGCTTTATCCACCAAGTCCCCGTTTTTGTCTACGAACAGCCAGTCGGTTGTTTGGTTATGCCACACCAGCGTATGGCCGCGCATCTTCATCCCATGCTTGCGGGCGAAGGTGACGAGCTGGTCCGCATCCTTGAACGTATATCTATCCTCCGCCGGATGCACGCTGACAAACTTCATTTCATTTTCCGCTGTGATGCTGTTGAAATGATAGGATAGCAATTCCTCTTGCGTTTCGATCGTCCGCGGGCTCACGGCCGCTCCAATGAGAAAGTCATTCGCGAACCATTCCTTAAGCCTCGGTTCATTTCGCTGCGTGTTGGACACATCCAGTCCCTCCTTAAATTATAGATAATAGCAAGATTGATGGTTATGATCGTGATGCCACAGGCATCGGTTGGTCGACAGCCATCCATTCATGCCCCGGACCACGCACCGTGCGCACAGGGAGTAGTTCGCACGATGTACTTAAATTAGCGGCTCCCGGAGCTCAGCCTTTCACGCCGCCCAGAGTCATCCCTTGTACGAAGTATTTTTGCAGGAACGGATATACCAGAATGATCGGCACGCTGGCCACAATGGTCATCGTTGCCCGAATGGAGGTCGGCGTAACCTGATTCGCACCGCTCTCGGAGCTTGCAAACTGGCTTGCATAATCGTTGCCCGAATTCAGCGATGAGTTCGAATTCTGGAGTATTTTCATCAGTTCATACTGCAGGGTGCTAAGCTCACTGTATGAAGAGTTGTACAAGAATACGTCAAACCAGGAATTCCACTGGGATACCGCCGTAAACAGCGATACCGTAGCAAGCACGGGCACGCATAACGGAAGCACGATTTTCATGAAAGTCGTGAATTCGCCGGCGCCGTCGATCCGGGCCGATTCCAGAATTCCCTCTGGTAGTCCTTCAATAAAGGAACGGATGACAATCACGTTAAACACGCCGATCAGGCCTGGAATGATGTACACCGAGAAGGTGCCCAGCATGCCCAATTCGCGAATCAGCAGGAAGTTCGGAATCAAACCGCCGCTGAAATACATCGTTAAGATGAAAGCAATCGATACGAATTTACGCAGCACATATTCCGGACGGCTGATCGTATAGGCGACCATGGCACAGCAGAATACCGAGGTAATCGTTCCGATCACCGTACGCAGAACCGAGATGAAGGTAGCGTGAAATATCGTTGCTTCGTTAAATACATATTTATAATTCTCCCACGTGAAATCCCGCGGCCATAAATAAATGCCGCCTTTCACCGAATCCGTCGCATTGTTGAAGGATACCGCGAGCGTATTGATGAACGGGTATAACGTGATAATCATGAGACAGATCATAAACACCATGTTAAAGGTATCGAATAACCGGTCCGCAGGAGACTTGAACCGGGCATGAGCTCGTGGTAAATCTGACATCTTCGCCATATGAATCCTCCTGTACGTTTTCTGATAGAGAACGGTCCTCGCAAGCTTTCGCTTAGAACAATCGATCTTCGCCCAGTCTCTTCGCGATATGGTTGGCCGTGAACAAGAGTATGAAGCTGACGACCGTCTTGAACATACCGGCTGCAATCGAGAGCGAGAAGTTGCCCATCTGAATACCGTATTTCAGCACGAAAATATCCAGGTTCTCGGAATAATCCACGTTCATGCCATTGCCAAGCAAATATTGCGGTTCAAAACCGGATTCGAGCAGGTTGCCGATATTCATAATCAACAGGATGATGAATACTGGTTTCAGACCCGGCAAGGTGATGTTCCAGATCCGTTGAAAGCGTCCGGCGCCATCGATTTCCGCCGCCTCGTACTGCGAGGGATCGATCATCGTCATGGCAGCCAAATATATAATGGTGTTCCAGCCGACATTCTTCCATACTTCCGAAACACCGAGTATTCCCCAGAAATATTCCCCTTCCCCAAGCCATAGGATCGGTTCCTTAATCATCCCGAACCACATGAGGAGTTCATTGATAATCCCGCCGTCTGCGGACAGGGCCGTCGAAATAATGCTCGCAGCCACAACCCAAGAGATGAAATGGGGCAAATAACTGATCGTCTGCACGACTCGTTTGAACATCAAATTACGCAGCTCATTGAGCAGAATCGCTAACACAATTGCCGTCACAAAACCTAAGACGAGGTTGATAAAACTCATGGCAAGCGTGTTGCGCATGACCCGGAGGAAGTGTTCGTCCTGAAACAGGAAGGTAAAATGCTGCAAGCCTACCCATTGCTGATCGAAAATCTTCTTGGCCGGTTTAAAATCCTGAAACGCGATTGTCCAGCCCCATAAAGGCATGTACTTAAAGACAAACAACCATATCAAAAAAGGAATCGACATGAAGACCAGCGCCTTCTGTTGCAGCAGCTTCTGGAAAAAGCCTTTTTCGCCTGTTGGCGGTTTATTGTTTAATTCAGTATCGTTTTTCCGTTGTTTATTGAAGAAACCTTTCGATACCGCCGGCGTTTCGCGCAACGCCGTCGTCTCTGCAGGTCCAATCGGGTTCGCCTTATCCACGGTTTCTTCTCCTTCCTATCCAGCCTATCAATTATGCTGTTATAGAAGAGGAGGGACGGATACAACCATTTTGTGTGGTCCGCCCCTGATCACCTCTCCTTCATCTATTATTGTCCCTGGACATTTGCGATTTTCTTAGCTACTTCCTCGGTGATCAGATCCTCGTATCCCTTCACATCCAGCTTGCTGAACTCGCCCACGTATTCATTCCAGATGCCGTCAAACTGGGCAGGGTTTGCAAGAACCAGTTTCGGGAAGTATTTACGCTGTAAATCGCTTTTCTTCTGCGTGAAGATTTGGGCCGGTGAGCCCTGGTCAATCGGAATGCTCCAAGCCGGGTACCATGGACGGTCGTCCGGTGCGGCAAACAATTGCGAGAAGGAATCGATGTCGTATGCTTCCAGCAATTTCTTGTCCGGTTCGGAGTAGGACATTTTGGCAACCTCAGGCTGGCGTCCTGCACCCACGGAATTACCGTCAGGAAGCGTAGAACCGTTGCCGTAACGAGGCCAGTTGTATTCAAAGTACTTGAAGCCGAACGACTCGCGGAAGGCTTCCGTATTGGTCTGTGCAATCTGCTCTTCCGTACGGTAGAAGCGTCCATTCTCATCGACGGAATACGTCTCGTCCTTAATGCCCCAGTTCGACAGAATCTGGTTCTCGTCCGTAAGCAGGTTGTTGAAATACTTCACAATGCGCTCGGGATCCTTCGCGCTGACGGAGATCCCTACACCGCGGTTGTTAACAAAGGATGGTGGATCCAGATATTGATCCTTGGTATTCTCATCGTATACAATCGGCAACGCCATATATTCGAGATCGTCGTCACCCGATTTATTGGCTGTTTCGCGCAGGTTGTTCATCGCTTGGCCTACCTGCCATCTATAGTCGAAGAAGCCGAGAACCTTACCGGAAGTCAGTTTGGCAAGGTATTGATCATAGTTGTCCACGAAAGAGGATTTATCGAACAGGCCTTCCGCATTCAGTTTGTTCAGCTCCTGCAGGTAACGCTTCGTAATGTCATCGTCCGCGTAATCGTTCGCTACATGGGTTTCCATGTCAATGATGATCCCGCCATCGTTCGGATAGCCGGCCAAGTGCATTGGGGCATTGGTCAAGGCAAAAAATTTATCCTGCGTCGTCAGTGCCAGATATCCGGTCAAGCCTTCCTCCGGATGTTTCTTCACGTAGTCGCGAATCAGGCCCAGGTACTCGTCGAACGTCTTGATCTTCGGATAACCCGCTTCCTTCAGGACGCGGCGTTGAATCCAGAATGCTCCTTGCTCGATATTGGGAGCCGACGTGTACTCGCCTACAACCGCGCTTAGCGGCAGGAAGTAAATGTTGCCGTCCTCGGCCTTCATGAGGTTGTAATACGGCTCGTACACGCGCTTGATGTTGGGGCCGTACTTATCGATCAGGTCATTGAGCGGAATGAAGGCGCCAGCCCCGACCAGCTTGTCGATCGAGCTCCCCGGTACAATCACATCGGGATAATCGTTACTGGCAATGAAGGTTCCCACCTTGGTGTTCTCGTCCCCTACCAGATGTTCCATTTTAAAATTCACGCCGGTTTGGTCCTCAAAAATTTTACCGATGGTGGTCTCGTTCGTATTTTTGTCTTTACCTGCTGCTGAGTTAAAGTAGGTGAAGGTGACCTTCTCTTCTTTCTTCTCGCCTTCGCCGCCGGCTGCCGGTGTGTCATCCGCTGCCTCTTTACCGCCGCCGCAAGCTGCCAGAAGCGATACCATCATAACCACGGTCAGACAGCTCAGCCAAAATTTCTTGTTCATGCTCTTGACCTACCCCTTTCGGTCTCGTTTATTTGTAAGCACTTTCATTATAAGAGAGCTCTGGAGCGATTTTCACCCGTCAATCTTTAGGTGATACTTAGAAAACTATAGAACCGTATCTTTTGTCGTGAAAAATGGCAGATCGGTAGCCTTCTCAACTGCACCCCTGCCGATTAACGAACAAATCCTGCTTATAGTCACTCCGAACCGGAGTGCCAAGCAGGATTTGCTAACGTTATGTTTCGATGGGGATAGACAGTCTTACCCGGGTACCTTGTCCAAGCGAGCTGTCGATTTCAAACTGGAACCGGCTTCCGTAGTACAGCTTCAGCCGGTAGATCACGTTCTGAATGCCGATCCGCTCGCCCATCTCGTCCTCCGTATCCAGGTAGCGATAGATGCGTTCTACTTGCTCTGCGGACATGCCCGCCCCGTTATCCTGAATGTTGCAGATAAGAGTTTGTCCCTCGCGTGCAATATGAACCTCAATGCGCCCCCCGTGCTTGAGCGGCTCAATGCCATGAATGCTGGCATTCTCCACAAAAGTAACGATGGCCATCTTCGGTATTTGCAGGTGTCCCTCTTCGGCTGGCGCATGGACCGAATAATCGATTTTGTCGCCAAATCGGTATTTCTGGATCTCAAGGAAACAATGGATAAACTCAACTTCTTCCTTGAGCGTCACCATGTCTTTTTTCCAAACTAAAGAATTGCGGAAGATCTTGGCCATATTATGAATGATTTTTGCCGTCTCATCCTCATCCTTCATCAGGCTGCGCATGCGGATGGTCTCCAGGGCGTTAAAGAGAAAGTGCGGATTAATCTGGCTCTGAAGGGCGATCAATTGCGCGTGCCGCCGCTGCAGCTCCAAATTCTTCTTCTGGATATCCGCCACATACACGTCGTTAATCAAGCTCTTGAGCTGCAAGGTCATCCGGTTGAATTCACCCGTCAGCTGACCGATCTCGTCACGTGCCTCAGCCTCTTGGATCGTGTCGTAATGCTGGTTCTTGACCTTCTTCATATGCTTGAGTATCCGTACCAGACGTACGTTCAGAGAACGACTAATCCAGACAATCACGAGGGTCGGGAGCAGAAAATTCAGGCAGGTCAGCACAATGACGAACCGCAGGGACTGATGCACGTCGCGCAGCACCACATCCTCCGGCGTCACGGCCATGATCGTCCAAGAGTTCAGATTGTTGGTCATGAACGTATCGGTATGAAACTCCATAAAGTTGTCGCCATGCACGATGCCGCTGTACGGTACGGAACCCTGTATGACATCGACTTGCGGATCCGTGGTGTATTCAATATTTCCGTCGCTGCTCAGCAAGTACACTTTGCCCTGTACATTCAGATTGCTCATGATCTGCCGGATCGAGGGCATCCGCATATCGATCTTGAGATACTTGGCATGGTCATCCTGGGAGCTAAAATAATTCATGCTCCGGATGATGCTGAAGCTGTCCAATTGACCGTTCTTTCCCGTACGCATCGCGATCGGCTGGGTTACGTTCTTGCCCGCAATCGCCTTGTACCAAGCTTCTTCCTTCACCTGGTCATCGATATAATTAATGCCCCCGGAATACAGCAAGGTTGGATTATCCACATAAACCGTAATCTCGCTCACCGAATTGTACACAGCACTGCCTGAATTCAAAATGCGGCGGAGATAGGTATCATAGGCCTCGATATAATCAGCCGGATGATCGTATACCGTCTCCACGATCTCGTTCAATTGAATGTCCGTGTAGAAGACGGAGGATATCTCCAGCGCGTCCTCGACTTCACGACGGAACTCATTCTTCATCTGCTCAAGCGCCACCGTTATATCCTGGATCCGCTGCTCCCTCACGCTGCCGGATGTCACGTTGTAGAAGATGAGATTGGTGACCAGGATGGGCAAAAATACGGCCAGAAAATACATTAGCAGCATCTTGTCCCGCAGACGGACGTTATTGAGGCTTGGTTTCATCGATCCGTCCCTTCGGACGCAGCCTCCTTCATCAAGCGGCTCCGGTACTCGCTTGGCGTCATTCGCTCCAATTTCTCGAATTGCGTAACGAAATAGTCCGGGTTGCCGAAGCCGACCCGTTCCGCCACCTCATAGATGCGCAGATCCGTCTGGCGCAGCAATCGCTTCGCTTCGTTCACGCGCAGCTGCAGCAGGAAATCATTAAAGTACATGCCATATGCTTTTTTGAAGAGCTGTCCCAGATAAACAGGGTTCATATAGAACTTCCCTGCGATGCCTTTCAGGCTGATATTCTCATGATAATGGGTTTCGATATACGCCTTAATCTTCTGAATTCCGCCCTTGTGCTGCTCCTTGCGAAGACGAGCAATATAGTTTGCGCTCTCAATCGCAAAATCCGTAAACAGCCGCATCAGCCCCTGAAGCGACAGGTTACGGTCATGCCACTCGGTCATCGGTTCTAGGCTGGATATTTGATTCTGATCCCCATCCATACTGCTAAGCACCCGGACCACGCCTAGCACGCATTGGTTGATTGCCGTCTTCACCGCTTCGGGAGCGTACAGCTTCTCCCGGAAGGATTCGAACAGCAAACGAATCGTCACTTCCAGCTTCTCGAAGTGCAGCTCCTCGATCTGCTCCAGAAGCTGCTGATAAAGCCCCTCTTCCAGCCCGATGTAGTGAAGGGCATGCTGGGAGGCCTCCTCATGGATCACAATGCCACTCTCATCATAAATGTACTTGTACAGGAGTGATTCTTTGGCTGTTTCGTAAGCCTTCTGAATGTGGGACAGTTGCATAACCGGTTGTCCAAAGTAAACAAAGACTCGTTCGTCGCCCGAGTTGGCAAGCGATTGCTGAATGCGTCTGGCAAATCCCCGCTGACACCCTTGGAACGAGTGCAGGATGCTGCCCGGGACGATGATGCCGATTCGACTGCGGTGCTCATGCAGGTAGAAGGGCTGTTCTCCACTCGAGATCGCTAGGAGAGCCGCTTCCACCCTGTCCTTGAATTCTGCTCTGCCACCGTCATTGTCGTTCGCCCTCGAAGCCAGCGGGTGGTCATTCCGCTCGACAAAGACGTAGAACAGATGACCCTCTGGCTGGAGCTCAAGGCGTTGCTCCCATTCCTGCAGCAGCGCCTCATCGGCTTCCCCTATAATGAGTGATTCCATCAAGGCTCCGGACATCAGCCTCTCTTCTCTCATGCGGGCCTCGCGGTCTAACTCCAGCCGTTCGCTGAGCCGAACCAGCGCATGGCTGAACTCCGTCTCATCAATCGGTTTCAGAATGAAATCATGCACGCCATAGCGGACAGCCTGCTGTGCATAGTTGAAATCATCGTATCCGCTTACAATAATGAAATACGGCTTCACGATGTCCTTCATGACGACATGCCTGATCAGCTCGAGTCCATCCAGCACCGGCATGCGGATATCGGTGATGACCACATCCGGCTGTAGCCGCTCAATCAGTTCCAGCGCATCTTCCCCGTTGTCCGCCTCATCCACAATTTGGAAGCCGCAGGCCTCCCAATCAATCAGCTTCAGAAACCCTTTGCGCGTAAACACCTCGTCATCCACCAATATCGCCCGGTTCCATTGCACGGTATGTCCCCCCTCACCTGTTCATGCACATCTTCCTGTTACATATCTTCTATCCGACTAACAGCAAACGCTTTCATATAGTAAGTCCATTGTTCATGCTCCGCACGGAATTGTCAATGGATTTGAAAATAGCGCTCAGCATTGCGGTAGCAAATATCCTGGATAATGGCACCGATATATTCATAATCGGCGGGCAATTCCCCTTCCCTGATCCAGTCCCCGAACAGGCGGCACAGCACTCTGCGGAAATATTCATGCCTCGGGAACGACATAAAGCTCCTGGAATCGGTCAGCATGCCCACAAAGGTGCTGATCAGCCCCATGGAAGACAACGCGGTGAGCTGCTTCAGCATCCCTTCCTTCTGATCGTGGAACCACCAAGCGGAACCAAGCTGAAGCTTGCCCTCAACGCCAGCCGACTGGAAATTCCCGATCGTGGTGGCAATCATTTCGTAGTGAGAAGAATATAAGCTGTACACAATGGTTTTCGGCAGCTGATCGTTCCTGTCGAGCCTGCTCAGAAATCCGTTCAGGTTTTCCGCCAGATGGAAATCAAGAATCGAGTCATACCCGCTGTCC
Above is a window of Paenibacillus sp. FSL K6-1330 DNA encoding:
- a CDS encoding response regulator transcription factor, coding for MQWNRAILVDDEVFTRKGFLKLIDWEACGFQIVDEADNGEDALELIERLQPDVVITDIRMPVLDGLELIRHVVMKDIVKPYFIIVSGYDDFNYAQQAVRYGVHDFILKPIDETEFSHALVRLSERLELDREARMREERLMSGALMESLIIGEADEALLQEWEQRLELQPEGHLFYVFVERNDHPLASRANDNDGGRAEFKDRVEAALLAISSGEQPFYLHEHRSRIGIIVPGSILHSFQGCQRGFARRIQQSLANSGDERVFVYFGQPVMQLSHIQKAYETAKESLLYKYIYDESGIVIHEEASQHALHYIGLEEGLYQQLLEQIEELHFEKLEVTIRLLFESFREKLYAPEAVKTAINQCVLGVVRVLSSMDGDQNQISSLEPMTEWHDRNLSLQGLMRLFTDFAIESANYIARLRKEQHKGGIQKIKAYIETHYHENISLKGIAGKFYMNPVYLGQLFKKAYGMYFNDFLLQLRVNEAKRLLRQTDLRIYEVAERVGFGNPDYFVTQFEKLERMTPSEYRSRLMKEAASEGTDR
- a CDS encoding sensor histidine kinase, which produces MKPSLNNVRLRDKMLLMYFLAVFLPILVTNLIFYNVTSGSVREQRIQDITVALEQMKNEFRREVEDALEISSVFYTDIQLNEIVETVYDHPADYIEAYDTYLRRILNSGSAVYNSVSEITVYVDNPTLLYSGGINYIDDQVKEEAWYKAIAGKNVTQPIAMRTGKNGQLDSFSIIRSMNYFSSQDDHAKYLKIDMRMPSIRQIMSNLNVQGKVYLLSSDGNIEYTTDPQVDVIQGSVPYSGIVHGDNFMEFHTDTFMTNNLNSWTIMAVTPEDVVLRDVHQSLRFVIVLTCLNFLLPTLVIVWISRSLNVRLVRILKHMKKVKNQHYDTIQEAEARDEIGQLTGEFNRMTLQLKSLINDVYVADIQKKNLELQRRHAQLIALQSQINPHFLFNALETIRMRSLMKDEDETAKIIHNMAKIFRNSLVWKKDMVTLKEEVEFIHCFLEIQKYRFGDKIDYSVHAPAEEGHLQIPKMAIVTFVENASIHGIEPLKHGGRIEVHIAREGQTLICNIQDNGAGMSAEQVERIYRYLDTEDEMGERIGIQNVIYRLKLYYGSRFQFEIDSSLGQGTRVRLSIPIET